The Clostridium bornimense genome includes a region encoding these proteins:
- a CDS encoding glycoside hydrolase family 13 protein has product MEKKWWHDKVAYQIYPKSFNDTNGDGIGDIRGIIEKLDYLKDLGIDIIWISPIYKSPFVDQGYDISDYYSIAEEFGTMEEFDELLVEVKKRDMYIVMDLVINHCSDKHIWFQKALEDPYGEYADYFYFRKGKDGNPPSNYRSYFGGSVWEPVKGTDLYYFHAFAKEQPDLNWNNPKVKDELYKMINWWLDKGLAGFRVDAIINVKKDLSFPSFAADGDDGLTSVTKMIDSTYGIGEVLEDLKKNTFEKYDAFTVAEVFNMKEDSLKEFIGENGHFSTMFDFSAHLLTNGEHGWYDSKPVEFENYRKATFDAQRKCNDIGFLANIIENHDEPRGASTYLPSYGQNDKGIKMLATVNILLRGIPFIYQGQEIGMRNCRMNNIKEYNDIGTVNEYDNALKAGFSKEEALEVCYHHSRDNARTPMQWSNSENAGFTTGTPWLKVNPNYICINVEDELNDENSVLNYYKKLISLRKSKEYKEVLTYGNFVAAYEDEDNIYSYYRKLDNKTVIVIANFGEEEAIIKLENKENKILLSNMDNITINNNNVKLESCGVVVLEIK; this is encoded by the coding sequence ATGGAAAAGAAATGGTGGCATGATAAAGTAGCGTATCAAATATATCCAAAGAGTTTTAATGATACTAATGGGGATGGTATTGGAGATATTAGAGGAATAATAGAAAAGTTAGATTACTTAAAAGATTTAGGGATAGATATTATATGGATTTCACCGATATATAAATCACCTTTTGTAGATCAAGGTTATGATATATCAGATTATTATAGTATAGCAGAAGAGTTTGGTACTATGGAGGAATTTGATGAATTGCTTGTGGAAGTAAAGAAAAGAGATATGTATATTGTAATGGATTTAGTTATTAATCATTGTTCTGATAAACATATCTGGTTTCAAAAAGCGTTAGAAGATCCATATGGTGAATATGCTGATTATTTCTACTTTAGAAAAGGAAAAGATGGAAATCCGCCAAGTAACTATCGTTCATATTTTGGAGGTAGTGTATGGGAACCAGTAAAAGGCACTGATTTATATTATTTTCATGCATTTGCAAAGGAGCAACCAGATCTTAATTGGAATAACCCAAAGGTAAAAGATGAATTATATAAAATGATTAATTGGTGGCTTGATAAAGGTTTAGCTGGATTTAGAGTTGATGCAATAATAAATGTTAAAAAAGATTTATCATTTCCTAGTTTTGCAGCAGATGGAGATGATGGATTAACTTCAGTGACAAAGATGATAGACAGTACCTATGGCATAGGAGAAGTTTTAGAGGATCTTAAGAAAAACACTTTTGAAAAATATGATGCATTTACTGTGGCAGAAGTATTTAATATGAAAGAAGATTCTTTAAAAGAGTTTATAGGTGAAAATGGTCATTTTTCAACAATGTTTGATTTTTCAGCTCATTTATTAACTAATGGAGAGCATGGTTGGTATGATAGTAAACCTGTGGAATTCGAAAACTATAGAAAAGCAACTTTTGATGCACAAAGAAAATGTAATGATATTGGATTTTTAGCAAATATTATTGAGAATCATGATGAGCCAAGAGGAGCGTCTACTTATTTACCTAGTTATGGGCAAAATGATAAAGGGATTAAGATGCTGGCAACAGTAAATATATTGCTTAGAGGGATTCCATTTATATATCAAGGGCAAGAAATTGGTATGAGAAATTGTAGAATGAATAATATTAAAGAGTATAATGATATTGGCACAGTAAACGAATACGATAATGCTTTGAAGGCAGGTTTTAGTAAAGAAGAAGCACTAGAAGTATGTTATCATCATAGTAGAGATAATGCTAGAACACCAATGCAATGGAGTAATAGTGAAAATGCAGGATTTACTACTGGAACACCATGGCTTAAAGTCAATCCAAATTATATCTGTATTAATGTTGAAGATGAACTTAATGATGAAAACTCTGTGTTAAATTACTACAAAAAATTGATATCATTAAGAAAATCTAAAGAATATAAAGAAGTTTTGACTTATGGTAACTTTGTTGCAGCTTATGAAGATGAAGATAATATATATAGCTACTATAGAAAATTAGATAATAAGACAGTGATTGTAATAGCTAATTTTGGTGAAGAAGAAGCTATAATAAAATTGGAAAATAAAGAAAATAAAATACTATTGAGTAATATGGATAATATAACAATAAATAATAATAATGTTAAGTTAGAGTCATGTGGTGTCGTAGTATTAGAAATTAAGTAG
- a CDS encoding sugar O-acetyltransferase, translating into MKSEKELMLSGELYKALDDELFKDSRKSRRLTRLFNNSNEEDLEYRTDLLKQLFKSVGKNIYIEPPFRCDYGSNISIGDNFYSNYDCIILDVCDVNIGNNVLFAPRVSVFTAGHPIDAEVRNELLEFGKPITIGNNVWIGGNTVINPGVTIGNNVVIGSGSVITKDIPDNVIAVGNPCRVLRKITEEDKIYWNKKREEYYQNKK; encoded by the coding sequence ATGAAGAGTGAAAAAGAATTAATGTTATCAGGTGAGTTATATAAAGCACTTGATGATGAATTATTCAAAGATAGTAGGAAATCTAGAAGATTAACTCGCTTATTTAATAATTCTAATGAAGAGGATTTAGAATATAGAACAGATTTATTGAAACAGCTTTTTAAATCTGTAGGAAAAAACATATATATAGAGCCTCCATTTAGATGTGACTATGGTAGCAATATATCTATAGGGGATAATTTCTATTCAAATTATGACTGTATAATATTAGACGTATGTGATGTTAATATAGGTAATAATGTCTTGTTTGCTCCAAGGGTATCAGTTTTTACAGCAGGGCATCCAATTGATGCAGAGGTTAGAAATGAATTATTGGAATTTGGGAAACCAATAACTATAGGAAATAATGTTTGGATTGGTGGAAATACTGTTATAAATCCTGGAGTAACTATAGGAAATAATGTTGTAATTGGATCGGGTTCTGTTATTACAAAAGATATACCTGATAATGTTATAGCTGTTGGAAACCCTTGTAGAGTATTAAGAAAAATAACTGAAGAGGATAAAATTTATTGGAATAAGAAAAGAGAAGAATACTATCAAAATAAAAAATAG
- a CDS encoding phosphoribosylaminoimidazolecarboxamide formyltransferase: MKELNLKYGCNPNQKPARIYMREGDLPIKILNGDVGYINLLDALNGWQLVKELKVATGLAAATSFKHVSPAGAAVAIPLSETLKKVYFVDDNDLSDIATAYIRARGADRMSSYGDFVALSDQCDEKTAKILSREVSDGIIAPSYSEEALEILKKKRKGNYLIMQIDSNYEPSDIETKDVYGITLEQKRNDVKISEDTLCNFPTKNKTLTEDAKRDLIIALITLKYTQSNSVCYAKDGQVIGIGAGQQSRIHCTRLAGNKADIWFLRQNPKVLNLPFKENIKRVDRDNAIDVYISEDYMDILSDGVWENIFTSKPEPLSREEKIEWLKNLNDVSLASDAFFPFGDNIERARKSGVKYIAETGGSIRDDNVIEVCDKYDIAMAFTNVRLFHH, translated from the coding sequence ATGAAAGAATTGAATCTTAAGTATGGATGTAATCCAAATCAAAAACCAGCTAGGATTTATATGAGGGAAGGTGACCTTCCTATAAAAATTCTTAATGGAGATGTCGGTTATATTAATTTATTGGATGCATTAAATGGATGGCAATTAGTAAAGGAATTAAAGGTTGCTACGGGACTTGCAGCAGCAACTTCATTTAAACATGTTAGTCCTGCCGGAGCAGCTGTAGCTATACCATTATCAGAGACATTAAAAAAGGTATATTTTGTTGATGATAATGATTTGTCAGATATAGCCACTGCATATATAAGGGCAAGAGGTGCAGATAGAATGTCATCCTATGGAGATTTTGTAGCACTATCTGATCAATGTGATGAAAAAACAGCAAAAATTTTATCAAGAGAAGTTTCAGATGGGATAATAGCTCCATCTTATTCTGAAGAAGCTTTAGAGATATTGAAAAAGAAGAGAAAAGGTAATTATCTTATAATGCAAATTGATAGCAATTATGAACCAAGTGATATAGAGACAAAGGATGTCTATGGGATTACTTTAGAACAAAAAAGAAATGATGTAAAGATATCTGAGGATACACTATGTAATTTCCCAACTAAAAATAAGACATTAACAGAGGATGCTAAAAGAGACTTAATTATTGCATTAATAACATTAAAATATACTCAATCTAATTCAGTATGTTATGCAAAAGATGGACAAGTAATTGGAATAGGGGCAGGACAACAATCAAGAATTCACTGTACAAGATTAGCTGGAAATAAAGCAGATATATGGTTTTTAAGACAAAATCCAAAGGTATTAAATTTGCCTTTTAAAGAAAATATTAAGCGAGTAGATAGAGATAATGCTATAGATGTATATATATCAGAGGATTATATGGATATATTAAGTGATGGAGTATGGGAGAATATTTTTACAAGTAAACCAGAACCGTTAAGTAGAGAAGAAAAAATAGAATGGTTAAAGAATCTAAATGATGTTTCATTAGCATCAGATGCATTTTTTCCATTTGGAGATAACATAGAACGTGCGAGGAAAAGTGGCGTTAAGTATATAGCAGAAACAGGTGGATCAATTAGAGATGATAATGTTATTGAAGTCTGTGATAAATATGATATAGCTATGGCATTTACAAATGTAAGGTTATTTCATCATTAA
- a CDS encoding Rpn family recombination-promoting nuclease/putative transposase, which yields MTKKHDYDAAWKTILEAFEEEIVELLFPEIYNKINWEIKSEALDNELLEIQKEIFSKEEAEKIISDKIIKVTMKDNDSKILFIHVEVQSYSSNENIFAERMFRYFYRIWDKFRYKYKDKSDIVGSAIYTYKGSAGKDKGYVYKIPDLDDDILVYNFRTMDVEELDLNNINDDNPLKLVFKIAKRLLYTDANDNDIFLAKVELFNELVNYNKVKTIDQRKALTYFLEYLFLIQDDNLSDKFKEIKDSAGGVIKMGIDEIREKYLEEKGRVEGKEEGREEGINLTKKVFKLANKGESISNIAKICEISEEKVKEILE from the coding sequence ATGACAAAGAAACACGACTATGATGCTGCTTGGAAAACCATATTAGAAGCTTTTGAAGAAGAAATAGTAGAGCTTTTATTTCCTGAAATATATAATAAAATAAATTGGGAAATTAAAAGTGAAGCATTAGATAATGAACTTTTAGAAATTCAAAAGGAAATTTTCAGTAAGGAAGAAGCTGAAAAGATAATATCTGATAAAATTATAAAAGTAACAATGAAGGATAATGACAGCAAGATACTATTTATTCATGTAGAGGTACAAAGTTATAGTAGTAATGAAAATATATTTGCTGAAAGAATGTTTAGGTATTTCTATAGAATTTGGGACAAATTTAGATATAAGTACAAAGATAAATCTGATATTGTAGGTTCTGCAATATATACTTATAAAGGTTCTGCTGGTAAGGATAAAGGATATGTATATAAGATTCCAGATCTAGATGATGATATTTTAGTATATAATTTTAGAACAATGGATGTAGAAGAATTAGATTTAAATAATATTAATGATGATAATCCATTAAAACTAGTTTTCAAAATTGCAAAAAGGCTATTATATACTGATGCAAATGATAATGATATATTCTTAGCAAAGGTAGAATTATTTAATGAGCTAGTTAATTACAATAAGGTAAAAACAATAGATCAAAGAAAAGCATTAACATATTTTTTAGAATATTTATTTTTAATACAAGATGACAATTTATCTGATAAGTTTAAGGAAATTAAGGATAGTGCAGGAGGTGTTATTAAAATGGGTATTGATGAGATAAGAGAAAAATATTTAGAAGAAAAGGGTAGGGTAGAAGGAAAAGAAGAAGGTAGAGAAGAAGGTATTAATCTTACTAAAAAAGTCTTTAAGCTTGCTAATAAAGGTGAATCTATAAGTAACATTGCAAAGATATGTGAAATATCTGAAGAAAAGGTAAAAGAAATATTAGAATAA
- the lepB gene encoding signal peptidase I, protein MKKIFINWILPIIAALVLSTIINKYVFMIATVPSSSMRPTIMEGDRLLVTRTHNPEKLKTGDIVVFDFKEENEKFVKRLIGTPGDTVEIFEDGSVKVNGKLLDDSYIYEREYVTDVYQKYEVPEDSYFFLGDNRNISKDSRKWETSPYIKGEDIEGKAQFIVYPFNRIGKLKSISYLN, encoded by the coding sequence ATGAAAAAAATTTTTATAAATTGGATTTTGCCTATAATAGCGGCTCTTGTTTTAAGTACTATCATAAATAAATATGTATTTATGATAGCTACTGTTCCTAGTTCATCTATGAGACCAACGATAATGGAAGGTGATAGGTTACTTGTGACGAGGACACATAATCCAGAAAAGTTAAAAACAGGCGACATTGTTGTTTTTGATTTTAAAGAAGAAAATGAGAAATTTGTAAAAAGGCTTATTGGAACACCAGGAGATACAGTAGAGATTTTTGAGGATGGTAGTGTTAAAGTTAATGGTAAATTATTAGATGACTCATATATATATGAAAGAGAGTATGTTACTGATGTGTATCAAAAATATGAAGTACCAGAAGATTCATATTTCTTTTTAGGCGATAATAGAAATATTTCTAAGGACTCTAGAAAGTGGGAAACAAGTCCATATATAAAAGGTGAAGATATAGAAGGTAAAGCACAATTTATAGTATATCCTTTTAATAGAATTGGAAAATTAAAATCTATTTCTTATTTAAATTAA
- a CDS encoding N-6 DNA methylase yields MNFPTELQTSETADLFVTLILYRLKKNGKVGIILPDNFLFGTENSQKILKERLLTECTLTVDELKALKELLNNMDI; encoded by the coding sequence ATGAATTTCCCAACAGAGCTTCAAACAAGTGAAACAGCAGATTTATTTGTGACATTAATTCTTTATAGATTAAAGAAAAACGGTAAAGTAGGAATAATCCTTCCTGATAACTTTTTATTTGGTACAGAAAATAGTCAAAAAATTCTTAAAGAAAGACTACTTACAGAATGTACGCTTACTGTAGACGAGTTAAAAGCATTAAAAGAGTTACTTAATAATATGGATATATAG